A genomic region of Nitrospira lenta contains the following coding sequences:
- the nuoK gene encoding NADH-quinone oxidoreductase subunit NuoK: protein MLPLSAYVAVSAILFVIGLLGVLIRRNFIIVLMSVEIMLNAANINLVAFSYYLESMAGQLVALFIIAIAAGEAAIGLAIIIVVFRGKLSTNVDEMNLLKW from the coding sequence ATGCTTCCGTTATCGGCCTATGTGGCAGTCAGCGCCATCCTCTTCGTCATCGGACTGCTCGGCGTCCTCATCAGACGTAATTTCATTATCGTCTTGATGTCCGTCGAGATTATGCTCAACGCCGCCAATATCAATCTGGTCGCCTTCTCTTACTATCTTGAATCCATGGCCGGGCAATTGGTGGCCCTGTTCATCATTGCGATCGCCGCAGGAGAAGCGGCCATCGGCTTAGCCATTATCATTGTGGTGTTCCGCGGGAAACTCTCAACCAACGTCGACGAAATGAACCTCTTGAAGTGGTAA
- the nuoL gene encoding NADH-quinone oxidoreductase subunit L, whose amino-acid sequence MFDLTDLLIKLIPVFPLLAAIANGLLGSRYSHEVAHRLAWGSVGLSFLCVIGVFADVLRTGATHEVIAYQWIFGGDLTINLAYLVDPLTCVWLLVVTGVGFLIHVYSVGYMHGEAGFTRFFTYMNLFMLSMLLLVMGNNYAVLFIGWEGVGLCSYLLIGYYYDKVSAAKAATKAFVVNRIGDAGFLLAIFLVFINFKTLDYTKVFAQLGQLSPDMATAIALCLLVGAVGKSAQLPLYTWLPDAMEGPTPVSALIHAATMVTAGVYMIVRNHAIFDLSPIAMQTVAIVGGCTALFAATIGLVQTDIKRVLAYSTVSQLGYMFLACGIGAYTAAVFHVMTHAFFKALLFLSAGSVIHALSGEQDIRKMGGLSKKIPWTYRLFLIGTIAIAGIPPLAGFWSKDEIMGHAFVNHQFLFYGLAAIGAFLTSFYMFRLTYLTFYGPSRMDHHTEEHVHESPMVMVGPLMALGVLSVFGGLILGFPPEHGWLHGFLAPVAGVAGGHETSVATTLLLMGTATGIAVVGWGLAHFLYSLSPSTADTWAAKFSGIYTTLLNKYYVDELYDFLFVEPTKRLGEFLDWFDRTVIDGLVNGVAQMAEWGSAGSTWLEKYVVYAGLNVIGLSNHLAARQGRKLQSGMVHHYAAIIIAGIFLLALVVQLILQK is encoded by the coding sequence GTGTTCGATTTAACTGATCTGCTCATTAAACTGATTCCGGTCTTCCCCTTGCTGGCCGCCATTGCCAACGGTCTCCTTGGCAGCCGGTATTCTCATGAGGTCGCTCACCGCCTCGCCTGGGGATCCGTCGGCCTCTCGTTCCTCTGTGTCATCGGCGTCTTCGCGGATGTCCTGCGCACCGGCGCCACTCACGAAGTGATCGCCTATCAATGGATCTTCGGCGGCGACCTCACCATCAATCTGGCCTACCTGGTAGACCCCCTGACCTGCGTCTGGCTCTTGGTCGTCACCGGCGTCGGATTCCTGATTCACGTCTATTCCGTCGGCTACATGCACGGTGAAGCGGGCTTCACCCGGTTCTTCACCTATATGAACCTGTTCATGCTCTCGATGTTGTTGCTCGTCATGGGCAACAATTACGCGGTCTTGTTCATCGGGTGGGAAGGAGTCGGACTCTGCTCCTATCTGCTCATCGGCTACTACTACGATAAAGTCTCTGCCGCCAAAGCTGCCACCAAAGCGTTCGTCGTCAACCGCATCGGCGACGCCGGGTTCCTATTGGCCATCTTCCTGGTCTTTATTAACTTCAAGACACTCGACTACACCAAGGTGTTTGCCCAGCTGGGTCAACTCTCGCCCGACATGGCTACCGCCATCGCCCTCTGCCTGTTAGTCGGCGCGGTCGGAAAATCCGCTCAGCTCCCTCTGTACACCTGGTTACCGGATGCCATGGAAGGCCCCACGCCGGTCAGCGCGCTGATCCATGCCGCCACCATGGTGACGGCCGGCGTCTATATGATCGTACGGAACCATGCCATTTTCGATCTCTCTCCCATTGCCATGCAGACCGTCGCCATCGTCGGAGGCTGCACCGCCTTATTTGCGGCAACCATCGGTCTGGTGCAAACCGACATTAAACGGGTGCTCGCGTACTCGACCGTCAGTCAACTCGGCTACATGTTTCTCGCGTGCGGAATCGGCGCTTATACCGCCGCCGTCTTCCACGTCATGACCCATGCCTTCTTCAAAGCCCTCTTGTTCTTATCAGCCGGCTCCGTGATCCATGCCCTGTCAGGGGAGCAGGACATTCGGAAAATGGGCGGCTTGAGCAAAAAGATACCCTGGACCTATCGACTCTTCCTCATCGGCACCATTGCCATCGCGGGCATCCCCCCCTTGGCCGGGTTCTGGAGCAAAGACGAGATCATGGGCCACGCCTTCGTGAATCACCAATTCCTCTTCTATGGACTGGCGGCGATCGGTGCGTTCCTCACGTCGTTTTATATGTTCAGACTGACGTACCTGACCTTTTACGGTCCTTCTCGCATGGACCATCACACAGAAGAGCATGTCCATGAATCGCCCATGGTCATGGTCGGGCCTTTGATGGCGCTCGGAGTCTTATCAGTATTCGGCGGACTCATCTTGGGCTTCCCACCGGAACATGGTTGGCTCCATGGATTCCTCGCCCCCGTTGCCGGAGTCGCCGGCGGACATGAAACCAGCGTGGCCACCACCCTGCTCCTGATGGGAACAGCGACCGGCATTGCCGTCGTCGGATGGGGTCTGGCGCATTTTCTCTATAGTTTAAGTCCGTCAACTGCCGACACCTGGGCCGCCAAATTCTCGGGCATCTACACAACGCTCTTGAACAAATACTACGTCGATGAGCTCTACGACTTCTTGTTCGTCGAGCCGACCAAGCGCCTGGGTGAATTCCTGGATTGGTTTGATCGAACCGTGATCGATGGCCTCGTGAACGGTGTCGCACAGATGGCGGAATGGGGGTCAGCCGGATCAACCTGGCTTGAAAAGTACGTCGTCTATGCCGGCCTCAACGTGATCGGGCTCAGCAATCATCTGGCTGCTCGCCAAGGACGCAAGCTCCAAAGCGGCATGGTCCACCACTACGCGGCGATCATTATCGCCGGCATTTTCTTGCTGGCGTTAGTTGTACAGCTGATCCTGCAAAAGTAA